One window of Mycoplasma parvum str. Indiana genomic DNA carries:
- the rplM gene encoding 50S ribosomal protein L13, producing MFKTTLLTREEALSRRKWVLIDATDACLGRLAVQIANLLRGKNKVDFTPSYDCGEFVVVTNSDKLRLSGNKAKNEFWYRHSGYPGGLKRRSGVEMLEKYSDKLLTLAVKRMLPKNRYLSRALLRKLKIYKGSEHPHQAQLSNN from the coding sequence TTATTAACTAGAGAAGAAGCTTTAAGTAGAAGGAAGTGAGTACTGATAGATGCTACTGATGCTTGCTTGGGCAGATTGGCTGTTCAAATAGCTAATCTATTGAGGGGAAAAAATAAAGTAGATTTCACCCCTTCTTATGATTGTGGAGAATTTGTGGTAGTTACTAATAGCGATAAATTAAGACTTTCGGGAAATAAAGCTAAAAATGAATTTTGATATAGACATTCTGGCTATCCTGGAGGTTTAAAAAGGCGTAGTGGAGTTGAAATGTTAGAAAAATATTCAGATAAATTATTAACTTTAGCTGTTAAAAGAATGCTTCCCAAAAATAGATATTTATCTAGAGCTTTATTAAGAAAGTTAAAAATTTATAAAGGTTCTGAACACCCTCATCAAGCGCAGCTTTCAAATAACTAG
- a CDS encoding phosphohexomutase domain-containing protein: MGLLPKKKGRCNNRKKWSYQDHYKYWVKSSRLTSFEKKKLESLSEQEKKELFSVTGEEFQFGTSGIREIMGIGPKRLNIHTCRVFAEAYAKFIHSWDKKISRPIFVGFDNRENSRLFAATICHVLNNFQIPVIFSNVSIPTPVLAYLIRKKNFSGGVMVTASHNPVEYNGFKLYGNNGGQLSDEEEKIIRSFFTSPNHYLSTLKKGINRKIAIIDESWWNLYIKDLQLQIVRKLGGFYTEANITIRNLKILFSSHHGTSSKRMRYLAHFLGLHYFKEYYWECIPDIPFPKKEILNPENPLSFKEMELEGRTSKMDYLFAHDPDSDRGAFGESIGNDWYYFTGNEMFALLAAFLLELAKSPKYNVRFNYKYLITTYVSGNFIDKVVKLFDNSIEIKRVKTGFKSIGKEVEKCSKEGDVLLGCEEAIGGLFFPSLSLEKDAFQLTALAFFMIGHYRLRKSKTLLTQLLWLMWETKSVWLNKTISVVIKKEDKSKILEKLKEITDNKEFVLQLDQYKFSISRDLNLNIFTFSIDDENWIKVRISGTEEKLKLYFNFYSYISDEEFNTKINVWESLIKEKRSKINYKISLLTKAFINFLSK, translated from the coding sequence TTGGGTCTACTCCCTAAAAAAAAGGGAAGGTGTAATAACAGAAAAAAGTGGTCTTATCAAGACCACTATAAATACTGAGTTAAAAGTTCTAGATTAACTTCATTTGAAAAGAAAAAGCTTGAATCTTTAAGCGAACAAGAAAAAAAAGAATTATTTTCCGTCACTGGGGAAGAATTCCAATTTGGCACTTCTGGAATAAGGGAAATAATGGGAATTGGACCCAAAAGATTAAATATACATACTTGTAGAGTATTTGCAGAAGCTTATGCTAAATTCATTCATTCTTGAGATAAAAAGATATCAAGACCTATTTTTGTAGGTTTTGACAATAGAGAAAATAGCAGGTTATTTGCTGCAACAATATGCCATGTTCTGAATAATTTTCAAATTCCTGTAATTTTTTCAAATGTTTCTATACCTACTCCTGTATTAGCTTATTTAATCAGAAAAAAAAATTTTTCCGGAGGAGTTATGGTTACAGCAAGCCACAATCCTGTAGAATATAACGGATTCAAGTTATATGGTAATAATGGAGGTCAATTATCCGATGAAGAAGAAAAAATTATTAGAAGTTTTTTTACTTCACCAAATCATTATTTAAGTACTTTAAAAAAAGGAATTAATAGGAAAATTGCAATAATTGATGAAAGTTGATGAAATTTATATATAAAAGATCTTCAATTACAAATAGTAAGAAAACTAGGAGGCTTCTATACTGAAGCCAATATAACTATTAGAAATTTAAAAATATTATTTTCTTCTCATCATGGCACTTCTTCTAAGAGAATGCGCTATTTAGCGCACTTCTTAGGTTTACATTACTTTAAAGAATATTATTGGGAATGTATTCCTGATATTCCTTTTCCCAAAAAAGAAATTCTTAACCCAGAAAATCCCCTATCTTTTAAAGAAATGGAATTAGAAGGGAGAACTTCTAAAATGGATTATTTATTTGCTCACGATCCTGATTCAGATAGAGGAGCTTTTGGGGAATCAATAGGAAATGATTGATATTACTTCACTGGAAATGAAATGTTTGCTCTTCTTGCTGCATTCTTATTGGAATTAGCAAAAAGCCCTAAATATAACGTTAGATTTAATTACAAATATTTAATAACTACTTATGTTAGTGGTAATTTCATAGATAAAGTTGTTAAATTATTTGACAATTCTATTGAAATTAAAAGAGTTAAAACAGGTTTCAAAAGCATTGGCAAAGAAGTAGAAAAATGTTCTAAAGAGGGGGATGTATTGCTCGGCTGCGAAGAAGCAATAGGAGGTTTATTTTTTCCTTCATTATCTTTAGAAAAAGATGCTTTTCAATTGACAGCTCTTGCATTTTTTATGATTGGTCACTACAGACTCAGAAAATCAAAGACTTTATTAACTCAACTTCTTTGATTAATGTGAGAAACAAAATCTGTATGATTAAATAAAACCATTTCTGTAGTCATAAAAAAAGAAGATAAATCTAAAATTCTTGAAAAATTAAAGGAAATAACTGATAATAAAGAATTTGTATTACAACTAGATCAATATAAATTTAGTATTTCTAGAGACCTAAATTTAAACATTTTTACTTTTTCAATAGATGACGAAAATTGAATAAAAGTTAGAATCTCTGGGACTGAAGAAAAACTTAAATTATATTTCAATTTTTACTCTTATATTTCAGATGAAGAATTTAATACCAAAATAAATGTATGGGAATCATTAATTAAAGAAAAAAGATCAAAAATAAATTACAAAATATCATTACTAACTAAAGCATTTATAAATTTTTTAAGTAAGTAA